A genomic stretch from Acidobacteriota bacterium includes:
- a CDS encoding UDP-N-acetylmuramoyl-tripeptide--D-alanyl-D-alanine ligase, with product MNLSEIARLSAASQMLNDRLAAFEPTGFAIDSRAVKPGDLFIALPGERVDGHQFIQQVFENGACAAMVVHHRLPFASRLGDLADKLLFVENTACALQQLAGRVLAKWHRPVIGVTGSAGKTTIKDLTAHVMGAAGSVLKSLGNLNTGYGLPLTVSRMITGGAKPADFDFAVLEMGMSSFGEIARLTDIASPTVGVVGNVGVAHIEFFGSQERIARAKAEMVEGIKPGGTAVLNADDPLVMAMQRLREDVAVISFGIDAPADVTASKIVSADDLSATRFVLKTPDGESEVALPLVGRHNVYNALAAAAAAHCFGLSAEIIAQRLSTAAPSAMRGELIRFPNGVTVIDDSYNSNPKALIEAVRAMTEAKGFKRRIVVAGEMLELGDQGVELHRACGKEIAAMKVDRLIGVRGLAKELVAGALNSGSSVAAFCESPEEAAETVIADAHPGDLVLVKGSRGVRTEKVVERLRAEFGSATTN from the coding sequence GTGAACCTGAGCGAAATCGCACGACTGAGCGCCGCCAGTCAAATGTTGAATGATCGTTTGGCCGCATTCGAGCCAACCGGATTCGCCATTGATTCGCGCGCCGTCAAACCGGGCGATTTGTTCATCGCGTTGCCGGGCGAACGGGTTGACGGTCATCAATTTATTCAACAGGTCTTTGAAAACGGAGCTTGCGCGGCGATGGTCGTTCACCATCGGTTGCCGTTTGCCAGCCGACTGGGCGATCTGGCCGACAAGTTGCTTTTTGTCGAAAACACGGCTTGTGCGTTGCAACAACTGGCTGGGCGCGTGTTGGCGAAATGGCATCGTCCGGTGATTGGCGTCACCGGCAGCGCAGGCAAAACCACGATCAAGGATTTGACGGCGCATGTGATGGGCGCTGCCGGAAGCGTGTTGAAATCGCTCGGCAATTTGAACACCGGCTACGGTTTACCGCTGACGGTTTCGCGAATGATTACCGGCGGAGCCAAACCCGCTGATTTTGATTTTGCCGTGCTCGAAATGGGAATGAGTTCGTTTGGCGAAATCGCGCGGCTGACGGACATTGCATCGCCGACGGTTGGCGTCGTCGGCAACGTGGGGGTTGCGCACATCGAATTCTTCGGCTCTCAGGAGCGCATCGCCCGCGCCAAGGCCGAGATGGTGGAAGGAATCAAACCCGGTGGAACTGCTGTGCTCAACGCCGACGATCCACTGGTGATGGCGATGCAGCGATTGCGTGAAGATGTCGCCGTGATCAGTTTCGGCATTGACGCGCCGGCCGATGTCACCGCCAGCAAGATTGTCAGCGCCGACGATTTAAGCGCCACGCGTTTTGTGCTGAAAACACCGGATGGCGAATCCGAAGTCGCTCTGCCGCTGGTTGGCCGCCACAACGTGTACAACGCGCTGGCTGCGGCGGCTGCGGCGCATTGTTTCGGACTTTCGGCGGAAATCATCGCTCAACGGCTTTCGACCGCTGCTCCGTCTGCCATGCGCGGCGAGTTGATTCGCTTCCCGAACGGCGTGACGGTGATTGACGATTCGTACAATTCCAACCCGAAAGCGCTGATTGAAGCCGTGCGCGCGATGACGGAAGCGAAAGGATTCAAGCGGCGAATCGTTGTTGCAGGAGAAATGCTGGAACTCGGCGACCAAGGTGTAGAACTCCATCGGGCGTGCGGCAAAGAAATTGCGGCGATGAAGGTGGATCGTTTGATTGGCGTGCGCGGGTTGGCGAAGGAACTGGTGGCTGGAGCGCTAAACTCTGGAAGCAGTGTTGCGGCGTTTTGCGAATCCCCCGAAGAAGCGGCTGAAACAGTGATCGCCGATGCTCACCCCGGCGATTTGGTGTTGGTCAAAGGTTCGCGCGGTGTCCGAACAGAAAAAGTCGTAGAGCGATTGCGCGCCGAGTTCGGGTCTGCGACGACAAACTAA